The nucleotide sequence CTGAAGGAGCGGGTTTGCCAAATCTTGCGCCAGGAGATTATTGCCGGGAAAACACCTCCCGGCACCCGGTTGGTGCGCCGCGGTATCAGCAAGCGTTTGGGGGTGAGCCCCATACCGGTCATCGAGGCGCTGCATCAGCTCGAACAGGACGGATTGGTGGAAAGCGAACCGATGTTCGGGCACCGGGTACGGGTGCTAACGGCGGAGTCCATGCGCAATGATCATGTGCTGCGCGAAGCGATTGAATGCCAGTCAGCCCGGCTTTGTGCCGAACATGCAATCTCGCAGCAACTGGAAGAATTGGCGGGCCAGGCAGAAGTGCTGGATAAGTTGGTGGTGAGCGACCCCGGTGGACAGACCCACGCGGAAAAGCACCTGGATTTTCATCTCAACATCGCTCGTTACACCGGCTACAGCGCGCTGGTGGACGCCCTGGCCAAACTCTGGTTCCGGCGTCTGATGGTGCTGAATACGCTCACCGCCGCAACGTTGGGAGTGCCCGACCAGTGGCATGCGCAACTGGTCAAAGCCATCCGTTCGCGGGATGCTGACCGGGCGGAAAAAGCGATGCGCAAACATGTTCTTTATAACGTGAAGCAGCAAATGGAGGATTTAGCCAAATCACTCAAGACCTGATCCGATGCCTCCATCCGACAATTATATATCATGATACCCCCCGTTATCCAACCTACCCGCACCCGCTATAAAGTGGTTGGTCTGGCGGTGCTGCTGGCCATGGTCACGTACTTGGATCGGGCCTGCCTCGGGGTGCTCACCCCGTATATTCGACGGGACCTGAGTTTCAGCGAAGAACAGATGAGCATGGTCTTCAGCGCCTTTGCGCTGGCCTATGCGCTGTTTGAAATCCCCACGGCCTGGTGGGCGGACCGCCACGGCACCCGTCAGGTGCTGACCCGCATTGTCGCTTGGTGGTCCACGTTCACCATGGCGACCGCCTTGGCGTTTAACCACGTTTCCATGCTGGCGATCCGTTTCCTTTTTGGCGCAGGCGAAGCCGGTGCGTGGCCGGGGGTGGCGCGTTCGTTTTCCCGTTGGATTCCCCGTCATGAACGCGGGACCATCATGGGGATCTTTTTCGCCGGAGCCCACCTATCCGGGGGGCTTACCCCATTGCTGGTGGTATGCATGCTCAACTTTATGGGCTGGCGGATGGTGTTTGTCTGCTTTGGCCTGATTGGTTTCGCCTGGGCCGTGGCGTGGCACCACTGGTTTCGGAATGACCCAGCCGAGCATCCCTCCGTGAACGCGGCGGAACTGCAACTGATCGAAGCCGGGCGCGAGCCAGCCTCGGGCCATCATGCCGGCTGGGATTACTGGCGGTGCTTATTGGGCCAGCGCAATATTCTGGCGCTCTGTTTCATGTATTTCCCCAACAGTTTTGTGTTTTATTTTTGCATCACCTGGCTGCCGACCTATTTGAATGAAAAGCATGGCTTCGATGCCACGTTGCTGGCGGTGTTTGCGGGGCTGCCGCTTATTCTGAGTGTGTTGGGGGATTTGTTTGGCGGCTTCACTACGGATGCCGTGACCCGGAAGCTCGGATTGCGCATCGGGCGCGCGGGCGTCGGCGCCGCCGCGTATGTGGTGGCGGGCGTTGCCATGTTGGGCGCGGCGATGACTGGACACCCGGTAACCGCTGCCGTGCTGATCTCCGTGGCGCTGGGCGCGAGCATGTTCACGCTGGGTGCCGCCTGGAGCACCTGCCAGGACATTGGCGGAACCCATGCGGGCGTGGTCAGTGCCGCCATGAACACCTCCGGCC is from Verrucomicrobiota bacterium and encodes:
- a CDS encoding GntR family transcriptional regulator — its product is MQRRVKKPLAPAPSAGFLTLKERVCQILRQEIIAGKTPPGTRLVRRGISKRLGVSPIPVIEALHQLEQDGLVESEPMFGHRVRVLTAESMRNDHVLREAIECQSARLCAEHAISQQLEELAGQAEVLDKLVVSDPGGQTHAEKHLDFHLNIARYTGYSALVDALAKLWFRRLMVLNTLTAATLGVPDQWHAQLVKAIRSRDADRAEKAMRKHVLYNVKQQMEDLAKSLKT
- a CDS encoding MFS transporter; the encoded protein is MIPPVIQPTRTRYKVVGLAVLLAMVTYLDRACLGVLTPYIRRDLSFSEEQMSMVFSAFALAYALFEIPTAWWADRHGTRQVLTRIVAWWSTFTMATALAFNHVSMLAIRFLFGAGEAGAWPGVARSFSRWIPRHERGTIMGIFFAGAHLSGGLTPLLVVCMLNFMGWRMVFVCFGLIGFAWAVAWHHWFRNDPAEHPSVNAAELQLIEAGREPASGHHAGWDYWRCLLGQRNILALCFMYFPNSFVFYFCITWLPTYLNEKHGFDATLLAVFAGLPLILSVLGDLFGGFTTDAVTRKLGLRIGRAGVGAAAYVVAGVAMLGAAMTGHPVTAAVLISVALGASMFTLGAAWSTCQDIGGTHAGVVSAAMNTSGQIGGLLCPLVVTFLHKTYQDWNAPLFLMGGLFLMGAVGWCFVNPHKRIFD